In Molothrus aeneus isolate 106 chromosome 3, BPBGC_Maene_1.0, whole genome shotgun sequence, a single genomic region encodes these proteins:
- the SLC4A1AP gene encoding kanadaptin, producing MAEAAEAMEAEPAEPTAFKRPSRPLPAAPGPGEPGPGPPGAPRAVPAAPPAPRYEEPPWGSRPPAGSGYGLEVLKGGVVLGSVRLEDSSWFLVGRLPGCAVSLEHPSVSRHHAVLQYRGCSPEEPSGAEAAGFYVYDLGSTHGTFLNKARLPPRTYCRVRVGHGLRFGGSSRLFLLQGPKEDQESESELTVTELKALRKQQQAKLEKTMLGEDSDEEDEKEERNERSQNSDLSCSWGMGEDAEEDEVEENPIAVDFQDVQDAFYMKDPRKALQGFFDREGEELEYEYDDRGHNSWLCRIKLPVDDASGKQLVAEVLHSGKKKEAMIQCALEACRLLDARGVLRQEAVSRKRKSKNWEDEDFYDSDDDTFLDRTGAVEKKRLNRMKKAGKIEEKPETYDSLITKLKEAENELSEITEKLKVSGKVQSHPAAQDSLDEFMTEMKSGCTLDSVARKKLHLRSFELKKEQQRLKGLIKLVKPTELPELKPQSGSYSLNAENKPKKMNLPLFGAMKGGSKFKLKTGSLGKLPVKRPDIPENLLKTKDDGPEEEEEEEEEEEEMEEQQEADAVNSRVSDLEMKMTIEKETGKETHAPDGSPCSNKNLESYQDGVDSLPEPKVLRNESQMGPSQEKSQAPKVVNKEPEETSERVKKINSSSKVQQPFFSSQYPDDDPDYCVWIPPAGQSGDGKTHLNEKYGY from the exons ATGGCGGAGGCGGCAGAGGCGATGGAGGCCGAGCCCGCCGAGCCCACCGCCTTCAAGCGCCCGAGCCGCCCgctgcccgccgcccccgggcccGGAGAGccggggcccggcccgccggGAGCCCCCCGCGCGgtccccgccgcgccgcccgcgccgcgcTACGAGGAGCCGCCGTGGGGcagccgcccgcccgccggctCCGGGTACGGGCTGGAGGTGCTGAAGGGCGGCGTGGTGCTGGGCTCGGTGCGGCTGGAGGACAGCAGCTGGTTCTTGGTGGGGCGGCTGCCCGGCTGCGCCGTGTCCCTGGAGCACCCGTCGGTGTCGCGGCACCACGCCGTGCTGCAGTACCGCGGCTGCTCCCCCGAGGAGCCCAGCGGCGCCGAAGCCGCCGGGTTCTACGTATACGACCTGGGCAGCACCCACGGCACCTTCCTCAACAAGGCGCGGCTGCCGCCCCGCACCTACTGCCGGGTGCGGGTGGGCCACGGGCTGCGCTTCGGGGGCAGCTCccgcctcttcctcctgcag GGACCCAAAGAGGACCAGGAGTCTGAGTCAGAACTAACTGTGACTGAACTGAAGGCGCTACGCAAGCAGCAGCAAGCAAAATTAGAAAAGACAATGTTGGGAGAGGACTCTGATGAGGAAGAtgagaaagaggagagaaatgAAAGGAGTCAGAATAGTGATCTGAGCTGCTCGTGGGGCATGG GTGAGGATGCTGAGGAGGATGAGGTTGAAGAAAACCCTATTGCTGTTGACTTTCAGGATGTTCAAGATGCCTTTTATATGAAAGACCCTAGGAAGGCCTTGCAGGGCTTTTTTGATAGAGAag GAGAAGAGTTAGAATATGAGTATGATGATCGTGGGCACAACAGCTGGCTATGCAGGATCAA GTTGCCTGTGGATGATGCATCAGGGAAGCAGCTGGTGGCAGAGGTTCTccattcaggaaaaaagaaggaagcaaTGATACAATGTGCACTGGAAGCTTGCAGGTTGCTGGATGCTCGAGGAGTACTGAGGCAGGAAGCAG TGTCCCgaaaaaggaaatcaaagaaCTGGGAAGATGAGGATTTCTATGACAGTGATGATGACACCTTCCTCGATCGAACTGGTGCTGTGGAAAAGAAACGACTGAACAGAATGAAGAAAGCTggtaaaatagaagaaaaaccaGAGACTTATGACTCTCTG ATCACAAAgttaaaagaagcagaaaatgagcTTTCTGAGATAACAGAGAAGCTGAAGGTTTCAGGGAAAG TCCAGTCccatccagcagctcaggaTTCTTTGGATGAGTTCATGACTGAAATGAAATCAGGATGCACACTGGACAGTGTGGCACGCAAGAAGCTTCACCTGCGGTCGTTTGAACtgaagaaagagcagcagagactgaAAGGGCTGATAAAGCTTGTCAAGCCTACAGAGCTGCCTGAGCTGAAGCCCCA GAGTGGGAGTTACAGTCTGAATGCAGAGAACAAGCCTAAAAAGATGAACCTGCCTCTCTTTGGTGCAATGAAAGGGGGGAGCAAATTCAAACTGAAAACTGGAAGCCTAGGG AAATTGCCTGTTAAGCGTCCAGACATCCCTGAAAActtgttaaaaacaaaagatgATGGAccagaagaggaggaggaggaggaggaggaggaggaagaaatggaAGAGCAGCAAGAAGCAGATGCAGTAAACAGCAGAGTGTCAGACCTGGAAATGAAGATGACAATAGAGaaagaaacagggaaagaaactCATGCTCCTGATGGCTCTCCTTGCAGTAACAAAAATCTAGAATCCTATCAGGATG GGGTTGATTCTCTGCCTGAGCCAAAGGTACTGAGGAATGAATCTCAGATGGGACCCTCACAAGAGAAATCCCAAG CACCCAAGGTAGTAAATAAGGAACCTGAAGAGACATCTGAGAGAGTTAAGAAAATCAATAGCTCAAGCAAG GTCCaacaaccttttttttcctcacagtaCCCAGATGATGACCCAGACTACTGCGTATGGATTCCTCCTGCAG GTCAAAGTGGTGATGGCAAGACTCATCTCAATGAAAAATATGGCTACTAA
- the SUPT7L gene encoding STAGA complex 65 subunit gamma yields the protein MLRYWGEIPVSSSQANRSSFDLLQREFRTVEVQDPPLHQPSANKPRPTTMLDIPSEPCSLTIHTIQLIQHNRRLRSLIAAAQAQNQQQAEGIKTEENEPLPSCPASPPLPDDLLPLDSKTPKMPFQLRHSDPESDFYRGKGEPVTELSWSSCRQLLYQSMATILAHTGFECANESVLETLTDIAHEYCLKFTKLLRFAVDREARLGHTPFPDVMEQVFHEVGIGSVLSLQKFWQHRIKDYHSYMLQVSKQLSEEYEKIVNPEKAAEDTKPVKIKEEPVSDITFPISEELEGDLASGDQSLPVGVLGGQSERFSANLEVEASPQTSGAEVNASPLWNLAQVKMEPQENEEANVHGHGVLGSDVFEEPMSGMSEAGMPQSPNGSESSYGSHSADSLMGSSPVFNQRCKKKMKKM from the exons ATGCTGCGGTACTGGGGCGAGATCCCGGTTTCCTCCAGCCAGGCCAACCGCAGCTCCTTTGACCTGCTGCAGCGGGAGTTTCGCACTGTGGAAGTCCAGGATCCCCCACTGCACCAGCCGTCCGCGAACAAGCCCCGTCCCACCACCATGCTGGACATCCCCTCCGagccctgcagcctcaccaTTCACACCATCCAGCTCATCCAGCACAACCGGCGCCTACGCAGCCTCATCGCCGCCGCTCAGGCTCAGAACCAGCAGCAAGCAGAGGGCATCAAAACCGAAGAGAATGAACCTCTGCCATCTTGTCCGGCCTCCCCACCTCTCCCCGATGACCTGCTTCCTCTGGAtagcaaaacccccaaaatgccATTTCAGCTGAGGCATAGTGACCCAGAGAGTGATTTCTACAG AGGAAAAGGGGAGCCAGTGACAGAGCTGAGTTGGTCTTCCTGCCGGCAGCTTCTGTACCAGTCGATGGCCACCATCCTGGCGCACACGGGCTTTGAGTGCGCCAACGAGAGCGTCCTGGAGACCCTGACGGACATCGCGCACGAGTACTGCCTCAAGTTCACCAAGCTGCTGCGCTTTGCCGTGGATCGGGAGGCGCGCCTCGGCCACACGCCTTTCCCTGACGTCATGGAGCAGGTCTTCCACGAGGTGGGCATCGGCAGCGTGCTCTCCCTGCAGAAGTTCTGGCAGCACCGCATCAAGGATTATCACAGCTACATGCTTCAG GTTAGCAAGCAGCTCTCTGAAGAATATGAGAAGATTGTCAACCctgaaaaggcagcagaagaCACAAAACCTGTGAAAATTAAGGAGGAACCTGTTAGTGATATAACTTTCCCCATAAGTGAAGAGCTGGAAGGAGATCTGGCTTCTGGTGACCAGTCTTTGCCTGTTGGAGTTCTTGGAGGTCAAAGTGAGCGCTTCTCTGCCAACTTGGAAGTAGAAGCTTCCCCACAGACTTCAG gGGCTGAGGTGAATGCTTCCCCACTGTGGAACCTGGCACAGGTGAAAATGGAGCCACAGGAAAATGAGGAGGCGAATGTACATGGCCACGGGGTTCTAGGCAGTGATGTCTTTGAGGAACCAATGTCAGGCATGAGTGAAGCTGGGATGCCACAAAGCCCCAATGGCTCTGAGAGCAGCTATGGTTCTCATTCTGCTGACAGCCTGATGGGATCCTCACCTGTCTTCAACCAGCGCTGcaagaaaaagatgaagaagATGTGA